The following proteins come from a genomic window of Mucinivorans hirudinis:
- a CDS encoding sugar-proton symporter, whose product MKTNNRYLLFIALVSALGGFLFGYDWVVIGGAKPFYEQFFGISSLPAMQGWAMSSALVGCIVGVMIAGSLSDRLGRRPMLAVAALLFIASAVGTGYCDNFTPFIFYRILGGLGIGIASNLSPMYIAEISPAQSRGRFVSLNQLTIVLGILAAQITNLLISDSVTPGEDIAASWNGQMGWRVMFWAEAIPATAFLLLCFVIPESPRWLISKSRNEQGERVLAKIVGSEKAKAETAEIRKSLLSDKGGSRGVGTEILKRSNIALLAIGIVLAVFQQWCGINVIFNYAQEVFSAAGFGVSDVLFNIVITGVTNVLFTFVAIALVDRLGRRMLLIFGSAGLAVIYGALGGAFYMGLTGFVPVVLVMAAIAIYAMTLSAVMWVVISEIFPTRIRAAAMAISTFALWSACFLLTYTFPILNTELGTHGTFWLYGLICLLGLLFILRYVRETKGLSLEEIERKFKENQ is encoded by the coding sequence ATGAAAACAAATAACAGATACCTGCTATTCATAGCACTTGTATCGGCACTCGGTGGCTTTCTTTTTGGTTATGACTGGGTTGTGATTGGGGGTGCAAAGCCGTTTTACGAACAATTTTTCGGCATCTCATCTCTGCCCGCTATGCAGGGGTGGGCTATGAGCAGTGCGTTGGTTGGTTGTATTGTGGGGGTGATGATTGCCGGTTCGCTCAGTGATAGGCTTGGCAGGAGACCGATGCTTGCGGTGGCAGCACTGCTCTTTATTGCCTCGGCAGTGGGAACGGGCTATTGCGATAACTTTACACCATTTATCTTCTATCGTATTTTGGGTGGACTGGGCATTGGAATTGCCTCGAACCTTTCGCCGATGTATATTGCCGAAATTTCGCCTGCCCAGAGTCGTGGACGTTTCGTATCGCTCAATCAGCTAACCATAGTGCTGGGTATCCTTGCCGCACAAATTACCAATCTGCTCATCAGCGATTCGGTTACCCCGGGAGAGGATATTGCAGCCTCGTGGAATGGTCAGATGGGTTGGCGGGTGATGTTTTGGGCAGAGGCTATCCCTGCTACAGCATTTTTGTTGCTATGTTTTGTAATCCCCGAAAGCCCTCGTTGGTTAATCTCAAAGTCGAGAAATGAGCAGGGCGAACGTGTGCTTGCTAAAATAGTGGGCAGCGAAAAAGCTAAGGCGGAGACGGCGGAAATTAGAAAATCCCTGCTTTCGGACAAAGGAGGGAGTCGTGGAGTGGGAACTGAAATTCTCAAACGTTCTAATATTGCACTGCTCGCCATTGGCATCGTGTTGGCTGTTTTTCAGCAGTGGTGCGGTATTAATGTGATTTTCAACTATGCTCAGGAGGTCTTCTCGGCAGCGGGATTTGGCGTGTCCGACGTGCTCTTCAATATTGTTATCACGGGTGTTACTAACGTTCTCTTTACCTTTGTTGCTATCGCGTTGGTCGATAGATTGGGGCGTAGAATGTTGTTAATTTTTGGTTCGGCAGGCTTGGCAGTGATATATGGTGCACTGGGCGGAGCTTTCTATATGGGCTTAACAGGTTTCGTGCCTGTGGTGTTGGTGATGGCTGCCATTGCCATTTATGCTATGACCCTTTCGGCTGTTATGTGGGTGGTGATTTCCGAGATTTTCCCCACTCGCATCCGTGCGGCAGCAATGGCAATTTCGACCTTTGCACTGTGGAGTGCCTGCTTCTTACTGACCTATACCTTTCCTATACTTAACACCGAGTT